One region of Mucilaginibacter sp. 14171R-50 genomic DNA includes:
- a CDS encoding ABC transporter ATP-binding protein, with product MIKLQNIQKVYRTDTIETLALNGINLEVAKGEFLSIMGPSGCGKSTLLNIMGLLDMPSKGSINIADQTTNNLKDKQLAKFRNQKLGFIFQSYHLIGDLQVIDNVELPLLYRDTTAKERRQLATEALEKVGLSNRLKHFPKQLSGGQRQRVAIARAIVGRPEIILADEPTGNLDSAMGNEIMDILLQLNRNEGTTIVMVTHDENMAQKTHRLVRLFDGSQVQ from the coding sequence ATGATAAAACTACAAAACATTCAAAAAGTATATCGTACAGATACTATTGAAACACTGGCCCTTAACGGCATAAACCTTGAGGTTGCCAAAGGCGAATTTTTATCTATAATGGGCCCTTCGGGCTGCGGCAAAAGTACTTTGCTGAACATTATGGGCTTATTGGATATGCCCTCAAAAGGCAGCATTAACATAGCCGACCAAACCACTAATAATCTTAAGGACAAGCAGCTGGCTAAGTTTCGCAACCAAAAGCTGGGCTTTATATTCCAGAGCTACCACCTGATAGGCGACCTGCAAGTGATAGATAACGTAGAACTGCCTTTATTATATCGCGATACCACGGCTAAAGAGCGCAGGCAACTGGCTACCGAAGCGTTGGAAAAAGTAGGGCTAAGTAACCGATTAAAGCATTTCCCCAAACAGTTATCGGGCGGGCAGCGCCAGCGTGTGGCCATTGCCCGTGCCATTGTAGGCCGCCCGGAAATTATACTGGCCGATGAGCCTACCGGTAACCTGGATAGCGCAATGGGTAACGAGATAATGGATATCCTGTTACAGCTTAACCGTAACGAGGGCACCACCATAGTAATGGTTACCCACGACGAAAACATGGCCCAGAAAACCCACCGTTTGGTAAGGTTGTTCGATGGTTCGCAGGTTCAATAA